The sequence CTCCATACCCGACCACGTGTGCCGATCGCAGAAAGGTGCGCCACTTGGCCGCGTAATCGCCGTAGTAGCGCTGCGCGAGTTGAGCGCGCAATGAGTCCAGCGGAATGTTCAGCGAAGTCTGCGGGCCAAGGACCCATTCCTCTCCGCTGAACTTCTCGGGATTCTGCATAGACTTCTGCATGGCCTGAAATGCGTTCTTGGTAAACGCTGCCGGAACTTCGTACGTATCGACAACCACTTGTGCCGATCCGGGAAACTGGCGGTTGAAATTCACTGGTGCTTTTCCGCGTCCGGCATCGTCGAGCATTGCCTGGTAGATCGCCTCAATTCCGCTGAACTGCTTTAGATATGCGCGACCTTGATTTACGGCCGAAGCATCGATCTCCGAAGAAAACGGGTTCGCCGCAATCAGATCAGCGGAGTAAAACGCAACCTGCTTGCGGATCAGGTCTTGCGTAGCGGGATCGGTCGTTCGTCGAAATGCATTGGATCGATCGAGTAGCGCCGGAACAAACCCGGGCCACTCCGCCTTCTCATGGTGCGAAGTGGTGATCAAATAAGTCTTCAGCGTGGCATACATCTGCTGAAAATCGTCGCTACTGCGGGTCGTCGGAGGCTGCTTCAGGTTTGCGAGCATGCTCGCCTGGGCGGGCGAAAGAAGCAGACGCTGGAAGTAGCGGAAGTACAGCTTGTGGGCGTCCGGGTAGATGCGATCGCCGGAATAGAGGCCCATGCGATAACTGAACGGCGCACCATCTTTGCTGTATGTCTGCAGATCAACGAGCGCAGCGCGGATCTTCTCCAGCTCCTGCAGTTGGTCGAGTGATGGGGTGTCGGTGGGCCCGGGAACGGAACGCGATAGAGACTCAGCGGACGCGGCGATACTCTGCTCGAGCACGCGATTGTTGGTAAACGAAACCGCTGCCAGGGCCAACACCACTAGACAGACAAGCGCAGCCATCCCGAACACGATTCGGCGCGTGACTTGTATATGAGCGCTCTGGCCACTTACGCCCAGGGCTCCGCGATCTCGCAGAATCACCTCATTGAATAAATGCGGCAGAAAGGTCCATTCCGGGACCTTGCGCGATTGCACGACGCGTCCAGCAGGTTGAGCAGCCACCTGGATGTCGGCAGCTCTGAACATCCGAGTAGCACCTCCTCCGGCAACTGCGGTAGCGGCAGGCACGGCTGTCGCTACCGACTCCATCACAACTACAGGTCTCACACCTGAAAAATAGAAACCACGAAGAAAGCAGTTGGCACCGAGCTGCGTTGGCTTAGTTAGTTCGATGAGGAACTGCGAAGCGATACTCCGCAGCTTGCGGAGCTCGCGCGGAAATTCATAGATGGACGGCAACCGCTCCGCTGCGGCCTCACGCGGCAGATATTCGATCCGTTTTTCTGACAGCGAGTAAACCAGTTGATCGAAAGTTCGGCTGATGCGATTGTTCTCTTCCTCAACAAAGAGCCCTTGACTACCGGTACGGCGCGGAAGCGTTACACCGAGGACCTCGCCGGATTCGGCTTGAGTGAGATTGGAAACGTATTCGGTGAAGTGCGGCAACCTGTCCATCCGCGAGAACAGCGTGTACACGGGGAAATCTGCTCCCAGCGAAGCAGCCATCTCTCTCAGACGTGAGGCAAACCGGCGTGCCGACACGGCGAGAGCATCCCCACCGGAGGAGAATCGCTCGCTGTCGAAGCACATGAGCACCGCGCGGGACGCAAATTGTCCCTTTCCAAAAGCGGACTTGATCTGACTGGGACGAGTTTTTTGCAGAACGCGAGCCCAACTGGGAGGATCGGAGGAGATTTTCGCCGAGACTTCAATGAATACAGTTTTCCGGGCAAACCACACATTAAGGAAACTTGTTGATGCAATGTCTGAGCCGTCGTACACCTGTCCCGCGAGAAGCTCAGGCTCCAGCCCGGAGTGCAGCATGACGGAAGTCTTGGCGCTCCCACTTTCGCCAAGAATGAAGATCACCGGCATCGACGCGATAGTGGCCGAGGCTGCCCGCGACGCCTTGAGCTTTCTGTCTGCTTCACGCAGTAAGACATCAATTTCCGTCCCCGCAGCAGCTATTCCGGCTCCAGATTCTTCTCGCTTCACCTTGCGATGAAACCAGAGAAACAGACCAGCCCCGGCGATGCAGAGCAGCGAGAGGATCCCACGCAGCAACCACAGGCTCGTGCCTTGCAGGTGCAGGATCGAGCCAACCAGCCATGAAATGATCAGGCAGACAAGCAGTAGGACGGCGGTGATGATATAGATCCCCATTTTGAGCCCCTTACAGGACGCTTGCACGCTGCAGCGTCATGAATTCCTTGTGATTCCCAAATCGGGCTGCTGACCGCTGCGGCTATCCGGCAATCCCATGAAGCGTTGAGGCGCCAGAAATCAACCCAAACAGGAAAGCAGCATAGGCCACTAACGTGATGGCCGCAGTCGCGACGGCGGCCATGACCATCCTGCTCACCCACGGGTCGGAACGCCTGGGGGGAGCCGCTTCGGCAGGGATAGCCCACTGCGGCGACAGGGGAGCGTTCGAGCCGCGAATGCGATGAATCTTGTCGCGAATGCTATCCATAACGCCGTGCAATTCGCCGGACGAACCCATTCCATACCGACCCCGGTATCCCAATAACAAGCCCAGATGGAAGACTTCGAGGACGTCAGCAGTTTCAGCGGAGTCACGACGCGCGAGCAGTTGCTGCACATACTGGAAGAAGGCTTCGCCTCCCATGTGTTGACCAAATAGCTCTTCCTGAAACGGTAATCGCGACCAGGTAGAAAACACAGCGTTCGTGGAAGCCAGGACAGATTCGTCCAGGAATGCGATGACGGCGAATGCGGCTAACTTCACGTCGTCAACGTTGTAGCCTTTTTGCACAGCTTCCTGCGAGGCAGTGCGGAGCGCATTGCGCATGTGCTCGCGAAAGCTGTCGGCACTCGATACGGCCTGGCGATTGAAACGCAGACGGACAATTGCGGTGAATATCTCCTGAAAACTGAGTGCCAGGTTCGATCTTCTCTCTATAGCTTCAGCAGGCATGGGGCCTCCCCTGTTTGAAGAACGGATGTCCGGCTCAACCATCACTGAGTCTGCAGGACAACCTGCAGTTCAAGCTCGACCGAGGGAAGATCGTCCGGAACGTAAACTCCCACTTCCCGCGTGCTGGCGATATGGTCCCAACATGGTCCCATCTTGTCGAGCGAGAAGTATTGGAATTCAACTTTCGGCGAAATTGCCGCTGGGGGAACGGTCAGGTGTCTCATTACCAGTCCGGGCAATGCCCGTGCGACTAACTTGCTTATCCATTCGTGCGAGCACACTTTCACGATTTCGGGTCCGCGTGCGATCAGGCGTGCCTCACTTCCTGCTGAGCGAACTCCGAGTACCCACGTCGATCGGCCTAAGCAGCGCTGATCCTGGACAACACCTCGATAGAAGTTACGCTGCACCGGAACCAACTGGATGTTGACCGTATTCGTGGGTACCAGGATTTCAAGATGAGTCCGGATATGAGCTTCCAAGGCGCCAAAACATTGCTCGAGTTGCCGATGGTCGTAGAGCGGCAGATTGTCGGGATGCGAATCCATGCCAAACGTGCACAACTCTCCGGCAATGCGAGACAACTGGCCAAACAGCTCTTCCGGATGGCCACGCTTCGAGGTGTAGAGGTGCCGCAGTGCGGCAATGGCTCCGTTCACCGTGTGCAAAAACCAAAAGTTCGCAACATCAAGCTGGCGTGTCCCGGCCTGAAAGACACCGGCCGCATTCTGCGTGCGGGAAAAAAATTTTTGCTTTTCCTGAAGTGTCTCCAGCAATCGCCTCACGATCGCGAGGAGTTGAGGACTCGCCGTAAGTTTCGTACACGGCGGGATGAATTTACTGTCGTAGACAAGGTGCCCGGCTCCGTCACGGCGGACCCGCGCGATGGGGATAGTCAGCAAGGAATCGTCACACTCGGATTCAACCAGAATGCGGATATTCTTCTGCCCAACGCGAACTTCTTTTTCGTCGCTTCCATTATTGATATCTGAGACGGCTCGCTTCACGGCAACGTAGCGAACTGAACCGTTTCTGCCTTCCAGGTCGCAGTTCGCCTGACCCGCTCGCCGCCTTGGAACCGCCAGCATGATCAACATCTCCTGGCTCAGAGGGGAAAACTGCTCGCGGATGTCGCGGGAGTCAGGCAGTTCGTCGGATTCTGGCATGTCGAAGACTAAGCCATCTTCGAAGATGCCATGCGCGCCAAGCAATGCGACGCGGCCATTCTGGATCGCAGATTCGTCGAGCCGGCAGGACACCAGGCCCCAAGGTTCGAACCAACACTGTTCCACGGCGAAGTGGATGGAGTCTTCGAAATACCGGCTTTGCGTCTGGAAGTGGTGCGGGCCGAGATACATTCCCTCGGACCACACAACCCGGGAAAGTGATTTCATAACTCAATCCGCAGGCTTTGCCCGGGTCCCTGGTGAATGAAAATTCGACAACACCACACTGACCCTCAAGTTGAAGGACCGAGGGTAAAAACTGAAGTGATTTGGGAACTGCATCGTATGCGGGTTCTCCTTTACTGTCAAGGACAACCAGAGTAAGCTAGCGGCTCGTACTCCTATGTTAGGCAAGCGCCAAACAGTCGAGGAATAGGTGTCGAACAACGCGAATTCGAATCGAGACGATGACGAGTTCTTTCCCCCAAGAACCGAGGACGAGAAACCCAAAGCTCCGGGTTCGTTTACTCAGTCCTTTATGGGCGGTGGCGCGGGCACGAGTGCATCGGCTGCTTTCGAGTCGGTGAGTCCGAAATCCCCAACCCCCTTTACGGCTCAGTTTGGGAGCACGGATGCATTCGCTCCCATCCGTGATGTTGTGCATTCCGGTTCTGTTCCGGAACCCTTGGACAGAGGGGGTCAACCGCCAACTGGCCTTCCCGAATCGTTCACCACGATGTTCGGATCCAACTCGGCTGCTGGAAGTCAGCCCTCCGAATCCCCGACTGAGGTAACGCGGGTCTTTGATCGTTCGGCCACAACCGCCCCTGCCGCGAAGGAATCAATGCCGAGCGGATTCACGGAAATGTTTGATTCGCAAAGGCCCGCGGCTTCTGTACCTGAACCTCAGAAGCCCACGGCTCTTGTGAGCCCGTTCGAATCTAGGACGGCGGCATCCAAAACGCCGGGATTTACCGAGCTTTTCAAACCACAATCACAAGCTCCCTCAGCACCGGCGGCGCAGCTACCGGTTTCTCCTTTGTCTGCTCAACCGGGAGCCGGGCGATTCACTGAACTGTTCAAGGGCGACTCCACCGCGCCGGGACCGAAGCCAGCTTCAGCACCGACACCTTTCACCGGTTCGGGTGCCGGCGGGTTTACGGAACTCTTCAAGGCACCCTCGGTTTCGGCACAGCCGGCTGCGCCGTCACCTGTCGTGCCGCCAACCACTGAGTCTACGCAAGGCGGCTTTACGCAACTTTTCAAGGGTTCTGCAGCCCCCGCTCGGCCAAGCCCAGTGTCACCAAAGCCTGCCGGGGAACTCACCCAGATGATCTCTGGCGGTCTTACGTCAAAGCCATCTTCGGCTGGTCCTGGAGCTACGCCGCAAGCAGGAGCAACAAGACTGTTCACCGGAGAAAGTGCAGCGCCGGCTATGGCTCCGCTGCCAGCGGGTCCAAGCGAGTACACACGGATCGTAAGTCCTCGTCAATTGAAGGAATTACAGCAGACCCCAGCAGCAAGTACTCCCGCGCCGACGGGACAAGCGCCAGGTTTTCCCGGAGCTCCTCCGATTGCGTGGCCAACCGCTTCGGCACCCTCGATGCCCGGCATCACACCCGCGCCTGCTCAACAGTTAGGTACACCTCCAATGCCCCAAGCCGCTCCACAGTGGCAAGCACCGCAGGTCCAAGCACAGCAAGCTCCGCCTTTCGCATGGCAACCTCCGCAAGTACCGGCTGTGCCGACAGCATTTCCTCCAGCTGTGGCCCCGGTGCCAGTTCCCAAAGCGGAATCGAAGATTCTGACTTACCTGCCGCTCATCATTGGACTCAATGTCCTTTTCTTGATCGCCGTGCTCTTGATCCTGCTCTTTGCGCTAAAGCGCTGACGTCCTACTCGGGTATAACCCTCGTGCCGCGTTTCTTAGGTAATCTAAGGAAGCCGTGATCAGTCTTCCTGTCGTGCCGCCAGGTGCTCCAGTTCCACCAAAACTCTCGCGTCGAGCATTCCTGAAACGGGCTTCGCTCGTGGCGGGGACAGCCGGTTTGGGACTGGCCGATTACGCCTGGGCAATCGAACCGAATGAGATTGACGTCAGGCATGTGACACTCAAGCTTGAACGACTTTCCCCAGCTTTTGACGGCTTCAAGATAGCTCTGCTTTCGGACCTGCATTTCGGTCCATATACGGGTGAGCGGGAAATCGGCGCTGCAGTGGACGCCGTGAACCGCCTGCATCCGGACATGGTTGCGTTACTCGGCGACTTTGTTACTGAGCCTGCGATTGGCGGCAAACGATCCGCTGCGAAAAAAGCTGACCCGTGCGCCAAAGTGCTTGCGCGATTGCAATCCAGGCTTGGATCATTCGCCGTCCTGGGAAATCACGACGCTGTGACGAATCCAAACTTTGTCGCAGAGCAGTTGACCTCTCGCGGCATTTCGCTTCTGCAGAATTCGAATCATGCAATCGAGCAGGATGGAGGCAGGCTCTGGCTCTTGGGCACGAACGATGCTCTCGAGTCGAATTGCGATATCGATGCGGCTGTAGCTAGCGTTCCACAAGGGGAAATCAAGATCCTGTTGGCTCACGAACCCGATATCGTAGACCAGTCAGCGAAGTTAGGAATCGACGTTCAGTTTTCCGGCCATTCTCACGGTGGGCAAGTACGGGCTCCGGGTCTGGCGCCGCTTTATTTGCCTCCGATGGGAATCAAATACTATGAGGGGTACTACCGTGTGGGAGGCTTGCAGTTGTATACCAATCGCGGCATTGGAACTGTAGGACTTCCTTTTCGTTTTCTCTGTCCTCCTGAAGTCACGCTGGTCACTCTTCGTGCGGCGTAGAGATTTTGAGTTGTAACTTATGAAGCACATAGGAATTGTCGCCTGCAGCGCCGAGGGTGCTGCGCTCTGCTATCGGACCATCGCTCAAGTCGCCGAACAGTACGTCGGCGATTACAACCATCCCACAATCACAATGCACTCGATTGCAATGGGCGAGTGGATGCCTGCATTCAACGCCCGCGACTACCGGAAGGTTGGGGAGTTCATGCTGAAGTTGGCCAAAGTGGTTGCGGAAGCTGGAGCCGATTTTGCCATCTGTCCCGACAATTCCTGTCACCTCTCCTGGGAGTATTTCATCGATCGATCGCCGATTCCCTGGCTGCACATCGGCGAGGTTGTGGCAAACGATGCCGAGCGAAGCGGCTGGAAGAAGGCGGGACTACTCGGCACTCGCTTCACCATGAATGGGCCTATGTATCGGGATGTTTTCCGGCGCCACTCCATGGACGTGCTCCCGCCAGTTCCTGAGGATCAGCAGATTATCGATGACGTGATCTGGAGCGAACTCGTCCGCGGCACCTTTCCTGAAACGTCCAGGCTCCGATACAACCAGGTAATCTCACGGCTGAAAGACAAAGGGTGTGACTGCGTAATACTTGGCTGCACCGAGATTCCTCTTTTGGTCAGACCAGACGATTGCCCTCTGCCTACTCTGGATTCGACGCGATTGCTTGCCCAGGCTGCGGTGAAGTATGCGCTCGGAATGGAGGACACATCGGTTCTCGCCTCCTCGGCCGACTGAAGTTTCTATTCGTAGCGCAACGCCTCCATTGGATCGACTGATGATGCGCGCCGTGCAGGCATGAGACATGCAACGGCCGATGCGGCAATCAGCAGAAACGTGACCGCCAACAGTACGAGAGGATTGCGTGAACTGCCTTCTATCCAACTTGCCAGCAGCCGGTTGAGTGCAAGCGCGAGAATGAGTCCCGCCAGAACTCCCGAGCCAACGCTGACCGCCGCCGAGCGAAAGACCATCATGACTACGTCTTCGCGCATGGCGCCCAACGCCATGCGAATTCCGAACTCTCCGGTGCGCTGCGCCACCGTGTAAGACACGACGCTGTAGAGCCCCGTAGCAGCCAATCCCAGGGCGAGTAGTCCAAACAAGGCAAAAAGAAACGCGATCATGTGCTCTCGGGCATATTCCTGCTGATTCTTGATCCATTCTTCGAGGCTCCTCGTTTCCCTGAATGTCTGCTGATCTGGATCGATAGTCTGTATTTGCTGGCGAACCGACCGAAGCAATGCAAGGGGATCGTTATGCGTGCGCACGAGGACTTGCGTCCATACTGGCATCATCACGGTGTAGGGCAAGTAAAACTGCGGCTTAATCGGTTTGCTGAGCCCATCGTCGCGAGCGTCTCCCACCACACCTACAATCTGTATCCAGGAATCGCTTTCTGGAACAGAGAGCTGAAACGGCGGCTCACCTTTCAATTCAGGAATACGGAACTGATTGCCGACGGCGTCCCCGTTTGGGAAATACTGCTGAGCCATAGTCTTGCTGATCACAGCAACGCGCGCCCCGTGAGCAGTTTCGGTCTGATCGAAAATTCTGCCCTGCAGCAAAGGAATGTGCAGTACAGAAAAGTATTCGGGACTGATAAAGTTCAACGCCGCCCGCTGCCGCTCCGCCGAGGGCTTGCCGGAAATCTCAAAGCGCTGCTCCCAACCGTTGTCGGGGGGAGTAGCATTCGTGGAAATGCCAGCAGAAACTACCTCCGGCATCGCGGCAATCTTCTGTCGCAGCTGGTCGAAATAGGTAGCGCGCGCCCGCCAAGTTGTGTAGGTATTGTCGTGAACTGGAATCCCAACTGACATCACGTTGTGCGGATCATAGCCGAGTTCCACGTGCATCATGCGCACGAATGCCTGCATCGCCGCTCCGGCCGAAGCAAGCAGCAGCAGAGTCAACGCCATTTGTCCAGCAATCAAGCCGGTGTGCATGCGCCGGCCTTTGACGCCGGCGGTCATCTTGCGTGTACTTGATTGCATGACCTGTGCGATATCAGGACGAGAAGATCGCAGCGCGGGTGCGATTCCGAACGCGATTCCAGTCAACAGCGCGAGACCGGCGCTGAATACGAGCACCGGAAGATTCATCTTGATGGCAGCTTCGTGCGGGAATGAAAACGCGGGGAGCCACTTAACAATGACCGCCAGCAGTCCATATCCGACCAGAACACCCAGCAGAGTGCCAGTAAAGGAGAGGAGTAACGACTCGGTCAGGAGCTGACGGAGAATTCTGCTGCCGGCAGCGCCGATCGCTGATCTCACGGCCATTTCATGCTGACGGGTAGTTCCCCGAGCCAACAACAGGATAGACACGTTGCCACAGCCAATCAGCAACAGCAACGCAACCGCAATGAAGAGCAGGCGGAGCGTTCCTCCCAACCGTTCGATGAATTGATCGTTAAGTCCTTGAATCGCCGTCTTGAACTGTTCTGGAAAATGCTTTGGCGTTTCCTTCGCAAACTGCTCCAACAGAATCTGGAACTCCGCATTTGCCGCGGCGTGACTCACTCCAGGCTTCAGCCTGACCTGAGGCATCACTGTTCGCGCTGGATCATTGGTGAATTTCCACGGCAGATACACGTCTCCGTCGCCCCAGGTAAAGCGCGGAGGAGCAACTCCGACCACGGCGTAAGACTTATGCGTTAACTGAATCGTCTTGCCGACCACGCCCGGATCGGCGTTGTAGTGGCGTATCCAAAACTGGTATCCCAGCACTGCGACCGGCTGCGGATCCTGACCTTCGGGCGCATCCGTCGGAAGCAGGCCACGACCGAACAGCATCGGAACGCCAAAATGGTTGAAGGCGTTCCCAGTGAAATAAATAGCAGTGAGGTCTTCAGGCAGATCGCCACCGGTCGTCGTGAGATTCCACTCGTCCATCCCGGAAACGCTCTCGACTGAATTCGCTTTGCGAAATTCCTGCAGCTGCGGTCCCGTGAAGCTAATCCATCGCGGGTTCCCACCTTTGTCCTTCACAACGAGATGAACCATGCGATCCGAGTTCGCGTAAGGATACGGATTCACTAAGACGGCGTACACGACACTGAACACCGCACAGGTAGCGCCGATTCCCAGCGCAAGAGAAAGAATCGCGACGATCGCAAATCCAGGTGAGGTGCGCAACTGCCGCAGAGCAAAGCGGAGGTCTTGAATCAACGCTTGCATAATGTCTCCCGTCGTGAGACCCGAGATGGAATGGGCAAGTGTTAGACCGAAAAGAGCAGGAAAGGTTGGACCTGTTTTTCGCGATTATGCTGATCGTTCAACAAGGGTCCGATTTCACCTTGTCCGAACTGGAATGACATCTGCAATGCGCTTCACGAGTGTTCGCCTGCGAACAGTGCGGCTTGAACCGAAAACTGATGGAACGGCCCACAACACGAGGATGAAGGGAGGCTGGAGCGGGATGAAGCTCAACCGCTTTCGCAAGATTTTTGCCACTCTCGGCGGTTATTGCGTTGGATCCATGACGAGAGACATTGTTTGCCTATGGATCATCCTCCGCTGGGCGCGTTCGCCCGGCTCTCCACGTCCTGCAGATGAGAGTTCGGTTCCCCTCAGCAATAGGGTGAGCTTGCAGCGGCTCCACTAACAACAGTCACTCCCTCCGGATTTACTCGAAAAGGAAGTACGCGGCCTCCATTCTTGCGAATGGCTTCGGCAACATTTTCGTGGCTGCCTTCGCGCACGAACAACACGAAGCAGCCACCACCACCTGCGCCGCAGACTTTTGCGGCTAATGCGCCTTTGCGCTTTGCGACGGCGATGAGCTTGTCAATCAATGGCGTCGTGATACCCGGTGCATTGGTGCGGCGGAGCTTCCATTCTTCGCCAAGTAACCGGGAAACGTCGTCCCACCTTCCTGATTCGAGTGCGGCGTGCATCTCGCGCGCGATCGCGCCAATTTGCTCGAAATTGCGGAAGACTCGTTTGTCACCGTTTATATGAGCTTTAAATACTTCCCAGTTATTGATGCCTGACTGGCGCGGTGCTCCGGTGTACACGAGAACAAACCTTGACTCGATATCTTCGGGCGCGACCGCGATTGATTGGCGGTGAATGCCGTCAGGGTCGAGGTGAATCGCGTTCACTCCGCCGTAAAGCGCGGGGTAGTAGTCCTGACATCCCGTAGGAACCTTGATCAATTGCGCTTCGACGTTCTGAGCAATCACGCGAATCTGCTCTCGATCGAGCGTGCGCCCGCTGTATCGAGCCAGCGCCGCCACTGTGGCGACCATCAGCGCTGAAGATCCTGAAATGCCTGCACCGGCGGGAGATTCGGAGTTGGTCTGGAGGGTGAATCCACGCCCATTTACTGGACCATCCGGCAAAAAGAAGCGCACCAGATGCTCAGCCAAGTGATGCTTTGTTGTCCTGGCGCGGCAAAACTCGTCGAAGTTCCTGAAATGATCCTCGCGACCGGTATCGATCGACTTGAAGTGAATCGCTTCATCATTACTCGGAATAATCTGGCAGCGGGTGAGTATGTTCACGGCAAAATTCACCGTCACTGCACCAGGATGGAAGAGATAGAGCGGCCAAAGATCGAGCGTACTGCCAGCCAAGTCCACACGACAGGACGCGTGAGCAACGATCGTGTCACTCTTGTTCGGCTGAGCTGAAGGGCGCGGAGATTTCGGCATCAGCTCTCGGTGAAGAACTGCGCGATATTGCGAAACTTGTTGTAGCGCGATTCGAGTAAGCGATCGGGCGGCATTGATTTGAGCTCTTTCAGATTACGTTGAAGAGCTTCGTCGACCAATGCGGCCGCGCCATCCACATCGGTGTGAGCGCCGCCATCGGGCTCGGGAACAATTCCGTCGATGCATTGCAAGTCTTGAAGATCCGTAGCGGTAATCTTCATTGCCTGCGCTGCAACTTCTTTCTTAGTGGCGTCGCGCCACATGATCGACGCGCAACCCTCCGGTGAAATCACGGAATAGATTGCATTCTCCAACATCAGCACGCGATCTGCGACAGCGATGGCGAGCGCGCCGCCGCTTCCGCCTTCGCCGGTGATGATCGCGATCGTAGGAACTCGCAAGCGCGCCATCTCTCGCAGGTTGAGCGCGATAGCTTCGCCTTGGCCGCGCTCCTCCGCTCCCAATCCGGGATACGCTCCAGGAATGTCGATGAAACTGATGATCGGGCGCTTGAACTTTTCCGCCAGCTTCATCGCGCGCAGCGCCTTGCGGTAGCCTTCAGGATTAGCCATGCCGAAGTTGCGCTGAACGCGTTGCTTCGCATCCCGACCTTTCTGCGTTCCCAGCAGCAATACTTCGTCGCCGTGAAAACGGGCCATCCCGCAGAGCAGCGCTGGATCGTCAGCAAACCGCCGGTCGCCGTGAATTTCGCTCCAGTCGGAAAAGATGCGCTCGACGTAGTCGAGGAAATAGGGTCGCTGTGCGTGCCGCGCAAGTTCGGTTTTCTGCCAGGCTGTGTTCACGGAGTCGAACTGCCGGCGCAGGCTCTCGACTTGCCGGTGGAGTTCGTACAGCTGCTGCTTGGTTTCGAGATCAGCCCCGGAAATGGTTTCCAAGTGCGAGATCTGCCTCTCAATGTGCTCGATGTCTTTTCTGGCTCTAGTAGCTGCGTCCATGAATGGGGAGGGCTGAGGGCGAGAGACGATCAGTCGACGACCTGAACGCTGCCAC is a genomic window of Terriglobales bacterium containing:
- a CDS encoding ImcF-related family protein; translated protein: MGIYIITAVLLLVCLIISWLVGSILHLQGTSLWLLRGILSLLCIAGAGLFLWFHRKVKREESGAGIAAAGTEIDVLLREADRKLKASRAASATIASMPVIFILGESGSAKTSVMLHSGLEPELLAGQVYDGSDIASTSFLNVWFARKTVFIEVSAKISSDPPSWARVLQKTRPSQIKSAFGKGQFASRAVLMCFDSERFSSGGDALAVSARRFASRLREMAASLGADFPVYTLFSRMDRLPHFTEYVSNLTQAESGEVLGVTLPRRTGSQGLFVEEENNRISRTFDQLVYSLSEKRIEYLPREAAAERLPSIYEFPRELRKLRSIASQFLIELTKPTQLGANCFLRGFYFSGVRPVVVMESVATAVPAATAVAGGGATRMFRAADIQVAAQPAGRVVQSRKVPEWTFLPHLFNEVILRDRGALGVSGQSAHIQVTRRIVFGMAALVCLVVLALAAVSFTNNRVLEQSIAASAESLSRSVPGPTDTPSLDQLQELEKIRAALVDLQTYSKDGAPFSYRMGLYSGDRIYPDAHKLYFRYFQRLLLSPAQASMLANLKQPPTTRSSDDFQQMYATLKTYLITTSHHEKAEWPGFVPALLDRSNAFRRTTDPATQDLIRKQVAFYSADLIAANPFSSEIDASAVNQGRAYLKQFSGIEAIYQAMLDDAGRGKAPVNFNRQFPGSAQVVVDTYEVPAAFTKNAFQAMQKSMQNPEKFSGEEWVLGPQTSLNIPLDSLRAQLAQRYYGDYAAKWRTFLRSAHVVGYGGLKDAAAKLSRLVANDSPLLGLFWVAKENTAVEAPAIRDVFDSVQTLAKDSTAEKFVGSGNQPYMGALSQLQSVITAVSSAPKPDPALLGQGSQAASGAHSAVTQIAQSFRIDTQGRIDAQVKQLMEEPIVRTEGVLRAAGGAGAEDVCRIVNQVTAKYPFNSRASQRATLQEVQDLFRPQTGTLWTLYDAQLKSILLRQGNQFVSTGTVPVSPRFIGFMQRAAEFTDTLFPNGSPTIRLAFALRQLPSKGIDQATIVIDGQTLASTARQQFVWTGSDASSVSLTATSGAVTLPPLTGQGPWSLFEFFESADWTGSNPATLEWPLQLQFGHKNISEGARTAVRYELDTQGAQVFRKGFLDGLRCAAR
- a CDS encoding DotU family type IV/VI secretion system protein; the encoded protein is MPAEAIERRSNLALSFQEIFTAIVRLRFNRQAVSSADSFREHMRNALRTASQEAVQKGYNVDDVKLAAFAVIAFLDESVLASTNAVFSTWSRLPFQEELFGQHMGGEAFFQYVQQLLARRDSAETADVLEVFHLGLLLGYRGRYGMGSSGELHGVMDSIRDKIHRIRGSNAPLSPQWAIPAEAAPPRRSDPWVSRMVMAAVATAAITLVAYAAFLFGLISGASTLHGIAG
- the tssK gene encoding type VI secretion system baseplate subunit TssK, translating into MKSLSRVVWSEGMYLGPHHFQTQSRYFEDSIHFAVEQCWFEPWGLVSCRLDESAIQNGRVALLGAHGIFEDGLVFDMPESDELPDSRDIREQFSPLSQEMLIMLAVPRRRAGQANCDLEGRNGSVRYVAVKRAVSDINNGSDEKEVRVGQKNIRILVESECDDSLLTIPIARVRRDGAGHLVYDSKFIPPCTKLTASPQLLAIVRRLLETLQEKQKFFSRTQNAAGVFQAGTRQLDVANFWFLHTVNGAIAALRHLYTSKRGHPEELFGQLSRIAGELCTFGMDSHPDNLPLYDHRQLEQCFGALEAHIRTHLEILVPTNTVNIQLVPVQRNFYRGVVQDQRCLGRSTWVLGVRSAGSEARLIARGPEIVKVCSHEWISKLVARALPGLVMRHLTVPPAAISPKVEFQYFSLDKMGPCWDHIASTREVGVYVPDDLPSVELELQVVLQTQ
- a CDS encoding metallophosphoesterase, translating into MISLPVVPPGAPVPPKLSRRAFLKRASLVAGTAGLGLADYAWAIEPNEIDVRHVTLKLERLSPAFDGFKIALLSDLHFGPYTGEREIGAAVDAVNRLHPDMVALLGDFVTEPAIGGKRSAAKKADPCAKVLARLQSRLGSFAVLGNHDAVTNPNFVAEQLTSRGISLLQNSNHAIEQDGGRLWLLGTNDALESNCDIDAAVASVPQGEIKILLAHEPDIVDQSAKLGIDVQFSGHSHGGQVRAPGLAPLYLPPMGIKYYEGYYRVGGLQLYTNRGIGTVGLPFRFLCPPEVTLVTLRAA
- a CDS encoding amino acid racemase, with translation MKHIGIVACSAEGAALCYRTIAQVAEQYVGDYNHPTITMHSIAMGEWMPAFNARDYRKVGEFMLKLAKVVAEAGADFAICPDNSCHLSWEYFIDRSPIPWLHIGEVVANDAERSGWKKAGLLGTRFTMNGPMYRDVFRRHSMDVLPPVPEDQQIIDDVIWSELVRGTFPETSRLRYNQVISRLKDKGCDCVILGCTEIPLLVRPDDCPLPTLDSTRLLAQAAVKYALGMEDTSVLASSAD